From Pirellulales bacterium, one genomic window encodes:
- a CDS encoding SDR family oxidoreductase, which translates to MKLSGKTALVTGGATGIGFGIAAALADEGCRVAIAGRREEKLREAAGKYRGAMPLLTHAVDVADRASVARLFQWAAEKLGPIDILVNGAGLNVVHRLLAETTSEEWDRLVTINATGAFNCLQAVLPQMRERRDGLVINISSIAGKRALRLGGVAYSASKFAMSALGTFASNEEGRNGIRVTNIYPGEVDTPILDNRPTPVTAEHRARILQAEDVAAAVVMIACLPPRAHVAELVIKPTTQEYA; encoded by the coding sequence ATGAAACTATCGGGAAAAACGGCGCTGGTCACTGGCGGCGCGACTGGGATCGGGTTTGGCATTGCCGCGGCGCTGGCTGATGAAGGATGCCGGGTGGCGATCGCTGGACGGCGCGAGGAGAAGCTGCGCGAGGCGGCCGGGAAATATCGCGGGGCGATGCCGCTCTTGACGCACGCCGTCGATGTGGCCGATCGGGCGAGCGTGGCCCGGCTGTTTCAATGGGCGGCCGAGAAGCTCGGGCCAATCGATATTCTCGTGAACGGGGCGGGGCTGAATGTCGTGCATCGTTTGTTGGCCGAGACGACGTCCGAGGAATGGGACCGGCTCGTGACGATCAATGCCACCGGGGCGTTCAACTGCTTGCAGGCGGTGCTGCCGCAGATGCGCGAGCGGCGCGACGGGCTGGTGATCAATATCTCGTCGATCGCGGGGAAGCGAGCGTTGCGGCTGGGGGGCGTGGCGTATTCCGCCTCGAAGTTTGCGATGTCGGCGCTTGGCACATTTGCTTCGAATGAAGAAGGGCGGAACGGCATCCGCGTGACGAATATCTATCCGGGCGAGGTGGATACGCCGATCCTCGACAATCGGCCGACGCCGGTCACTGCCGAGCATCGCGCGCGAATCTTGCAGGCCGAGGACGTGGCGGCGGCCGTGGTGATGATCGCCTGCCTGCCGCCGCGAGCGCACGTGGCCGAGTTGGTCATCAAGCCGACGACGCAAGAGTATGCTTGA